In Hugenholtzia roseola DSM 9546, the sequence GGGCAGCGAGCGCGATATTATTATCCTTTCTATGGCGACGAACTATCCCGCCCAGATGCGTTTTTTGCAGGCTTTTAATCAAAGCCAAACAGTGGATAAAAAGTTGAATGTAGCCCTTAGCCGTTGCAGAGAACAACTAATTTTGATAGGAAATTTAGACTTATTAAAACAAGGAAAGTTTTATCAGGCTTTTTTAGAATGGGCAGCCCAGCGGGTAGAAATTTTAAAGTTCTGATGTTTATTTTTAAAAAATCAATCTCAAAATTCATAAAAATAAATTTCACATGCAACTTACCGCCGAGCAGCAAGCCATCTTAGCCACTGACCAAGACCTAACCATCGAGGCTGCCGCAGGCGCAGGCAAAACCACAACCCTACTCGAATATGCCGCCAGCCGTCCGCCCGAAAGTCTAATTTTGTATTTGGCTTTCAATAAAATCACAAAAGAGGAGGCGCAGATGCGGGTGGCGCGAAAAAATCTGCACAATGTGTGGGTAGAAACCGCACATGCTTTGGCGTACCGACTGATGAAAAAACAATTTGCACAGCCTTTGGTGGCAGCACTTCCGCTTTGGCAGCTAAAAGCGGCCTTGGACACAAAAAACCATGCCAGCGTGTATCATGCCCTGCAATGGGCAACTGCATTTTGTCATAGCCAAGAAAAAAAAGTAGCAGAAGTGCCTTATTTAGAAGGACTTAGCGAAAGAAATTCCTTTGATTTTGTTTGTAAATATGAGGCGCAAATCCTAAGACAAGCGCGTCTGATTTTGGCGTTTCAGGAGCAGGGGAAATTACCCCTAACGCATGATTTTTATTTAAAAAAATACCAACTTTCAAATCCTATCTTAAACTTTGATTATATCTTATTTGACGAAGGACAAGATGCCTCGCCTGTCATGCTCGATATTTTTTTCAGACAAAAGGCGAAAAAAATTTTAGTGGGCGATTCAAATCAGCAAATTTATAGTTGGCGAAATGCCATCAACGCCCTGCAAGATAGCCCTTTTGAGCGAAAATTTCTTACAGAAAGTTTTAGATTTAATACCAAAATTGCAGAAAAAGCACAAGAGATTATAAATTGGAAAAAAATAGGAAACCCAAACTTTGAAAGTAAAAACTTTCAAGGCGCACCGCAAGCGATAAACAGCACACAACCCGATGCCTTAATAGCTCGCACGAATTTGGAACTTTTAGAACGCGCCATTTCTGAAATTTTCCACAAAAAAAGCATCAATCGCTACCATTTTGAAGGCGATTTGGCTTCTTATACCTACATCGAAAATGGCGCGTCCATCTTGGACTTATTACAATTAAGGCAAAACAATTTAAAGGCGATTCAAGACCCTATTATCCGACAGATGCGTTCTTTTGAAGAATTGAGCCATTATGCAAACTGCACAGATGAAAAACAACTCAAATTTTTATTAGAAATTGTACGAAAATATGGAAACGAATTGCCCTTTTTACTCAAAAAATTACAAGAAAATCATCTAAAAGTAGAAGAAAAAAAATGGGCGGAGATGGTCTTTGCCACCGCTCACCGAGCCAAAGGCAATGAGTATAGGCGCGTACATCTGACGGCTGATTTTATTAACAAAGGACAAATTTTGACTTTAAAAAAAGAAAATAAGTTAGATTTAAAAACACAAGAAAAAATCAAGGAAGAAATCAATATCTTGTATGTAGCGGTTACACGCGCACAGGAGGACTGTATTTTTTATGATTAGTTTTCAAAAAATTGTTTTTACGAAGTTTATTTACAAGTCTTTGTTTTAAACTTTATTTCATTTCTAATTTTTCTACTTCGAGTTTTTCTACTTCGAGTCTTGCGGCTTTCTAAAAACGCGCCGCCCTAAAAAAGATAATACCGCCATAGGCGGTAACATCTCCTTCTACTCACTAACAAAGTTGCGCCCTGCTTTTGGCAAAACGACTTTAAGGGTGCTTTCTCAAAAGGCTCACCCTTTGGCAAGCCTTTATTTTGGAAAGCGAAGTTTTTTTCTCTTTCGAGCGTTATTTGTTTTTCTATCAATAGGGCAGAAAGTGGGTTGCACTTTCTAAAAGTTGTAAGTTGGAAAGAATTTCCTGCTTGCCAATCGCAAGGCAGAAAAACGAGTAAGCACGTTTTTGAAAAGGTTTGCTTTTTATCAAGGCGAAATTTAAAATGAATTAAAAAACGAACTGATAAAGCGTTGCCTTTGGGTCAGTTATTGAGTCGTTAAGTTTATTTTGGTAGGCATTTAAAAGCTACGCGAGTCTTACCCTTGTAAGTTTTGCAGTGCCTACTCTTTTAAGACCCAAGCGAGCAAAAAAGCGTTGCATGGGTTTCTATTTTTTTTGAAAAAAAGAGATTCCTAAGAAAGGCGATTTTCTTTTTTAGGGTATAATAAACTGATAATCAGGCGTTTTTTCTTAATTTGGCTTTCAAAAACTCGAAGATAGCAGGCAGGATTGAGATGATAATAATAGCGACAATGACCGAAGAAAAGTTTTTCTGCACAAAAGGGTGCGTACCAAAGAGGTAGCCTGCAAAGAGCAAAGAGCCTATCC encodes:
- a CDS encoding UvrD-helicase domain-containing protein, which codes for MQLTAEQQAILATDQDLTIEAAAGAGKTTTLLEYAASRPPESLILYLAFNKITKEEAQMRVARKNLHNVWVETAHALAYRLMKKQFAQPLVAALPLWQLKAALDTKNHASVYHALQWATAFCHSQEKKVAEVPYLEGLSERNSFDFVCKYEAQILRQARLILAFQEQGKLPLTHDFYLKKYQLSNPILNFDYILFDEGQDASPVMLDIFFRQKAKKILVGDSNQQIYSWRNAINALQDSPFERKFLTESFRFNTKIAEKAQEIINWKKIGNPNFESKNFQGAPQAINSTQPDALIARTNLELLERAISEIFHKKSINRYHFEGDLASYTYIENGASILDLLQLRQNNLKAIQDPIIRQMRSFEELSHYANCTDEKQLKFLLEIVRKYGNELPFLLKKLQENHLKVEEKKWAEMVFATAHRAKGNEYRRVHLTADFINKGQILTLKKENKLDLKTQEKIKEEINILYVAVTRAQEDCIFYD